A genomic stretch from Aedes albopictus strain Foshan chromosome 2, AalbF5, whole genome shotgun sequence includes:
- the LOC115265645 gene encoding uncharacterized protein LOC115265645 produces MRAPIVWLLAALAVIEFTSADRLEPDPELLGKIYDLQKLVGQVLLDFNNFNQTFAEALAQGHFQNAQASTKVIYRSIQILRDITSSTDELLQLPQIAKYRTMTAAARIINNTCSSMGEELESVLPVVEGGVVTRDDVREKVLSISQQISTGHSLLKRYLDMLIVHA; encoded by the exons ATGAGAGCGCCCATAGTGTGGCTGTTGGCTGCCCTAGCCGTGATCGAG TTTACATCAGCCGATCGCCTAGAACCAGATCCGGAACTGTTGGGAAAAATTTACGATCTTCAAAAATTGGTTGGCCAAGTGTTGCTGGATTTCAACAATTTTAATCAAACTTTCGCGGAAGCCTTGGCGCAAGGACACTTCCAGAATGCTCAAGCCAGTACGAAAGTGATATACCGATCCATTCAAATCCTTCGAGACATAACCAGTTCTACTGACGAATTGTTACAACTGCCTCAAATTGCGAAATACCGAACGATGACCGCCGCAGCCAGGATCATTAACAACACGTGCTCCAGCATGGGGGAGGAATTGGAATCGGTGCTGCCGGTTGTCGAAGGAGGAGTTGTTACCCGGGACGATGTTAGGGAGAAAGTGCTTTCCATTAGTCAACAGATTTCAACTGGTCACAGTTTACTGAAACGTTACTTGGACATGTTGATTGTACACGCTTAG